A genome region from Campylobacterota bacterium includes the following:
- the rpsS gene encoding 30S ribosomal protein S19, which produces MARSVKKGPFVDGHLMKKVISAKETKNTKPIKTWSRRSVILPEMIGLTFNVHNGRQFVPVFVTENHIGYKLGEFAPTRTFKGHKGSVQKKIGK; this is translated from the coding sequence ATGGCTAGATCGGTAAAAAAAGGACCGTTTGTCGACGGACACCTTATGAAAAAAGTGATTTCTGCCAAAGAGACGAAAAACACTAAACCTATCAAAACCTGGTCACGCCGCAGCGTGATCCTCCCGGAAATGATCGGTTTGACGTTCAACGTCCACAATGGCCGTCAGTTTGTACCGGTTTTCGTAACGGAAAACCACATCGGTTACAAACTTGGTGAATTCGCACCAACACGTACGTTCAAGGGCCACAAAGGTTCCGTACAGAAGAAAATCGGGAAATAA
- the rpsC gene encoding 30S ribosomal protein S3 — MGQKVNPIGLRLGINRNWESRWFPNFKTAPVSLGEDHKIRTFLKKELYYAGVSNIVIERTAKRLRVTIIAARPGIIIGKKGSDIEKIKESLQNLIGKPVAVNIKEEKKAQASAQLVAENVATQLEKRVAFRRAMKKVMQNAQRSGAKGIKVSVAGRLGGAEIARTEWYLEGRVPLHTLRAKIDYGFAEAHTTYGVIGIKVWIFKGEVLTKGIQPEAKESKEERGEGEQRRPRRKAK; from the coding sequence ATGGGTCAGAAAGTTAATCCTATCGGACTTCGTCTGGGTATCAACCGTAACTGGGAATCTCGCTGGTTCCCGAACTTCAAAACGGCTCCGGTTTCCCTCGGCGAAGACCATAAAATCCGTACATTCTTGAAAAAAGAACTCTACTATGCCGGTGTGAGCAACATCGTCATCGAGCGTACCGCGAAACGTCTTCGCGTTACGATCATCGCGGCACGTCCGGGTATCATCATCGGGAAAAAAGGTTCTGACATTGAAAAAATCAAAGAATCTCTCCAAAACCTGATCGGTAAACCGGTTGCCGTCAACATCAAAGAAGAGAAAAAAGCGCAGGCTTCCGCACAGCTCGTTGCGGAAAACGTCGCTACTCAGCTTGAAAAACGGGTTGCATTCCGCCGTGCGATGAAAAAAGTTATGCAGAATGCACAACGTTCAGGCGCAAAAGGGATCAAAGTTTCAGTAGCGGGCCGTCTGGGCGGTGCTGAAATCGCACGTACCGAGTGGTATCTTGAAGGTCGCGTACCTCTTCATACTCTCCGTGCAAAAATCGATTACGGTTTCGCAGAAGCCCACACCACATACGGTGTAATCGGTATCAAAGTATGGATCTTCAAAGGTGAGGTTCTCACCAAAGGGATTCAGCCAGAAGCAAAAGAATCTAAAGAAGAGCGTGGCGAAGGTGAACAGCGCCGTCCCCGCAGAAAGGCTAAATAA
- the rplV gene encoding 50S ribosomal protein L22 yields MARALLKFVRVSPTKSRLIAREVQGMNAEQAMAALEFTPNKAAKIIAKVIASAVANSGQEAEDCVIKSCRVDAGPVLKRFMQRARGSASGIRKPTSHILVEVEGK; encoded by the coding sequence ATGGCAAGAGCACTGTTAAAATTCGTTCGCGTATCTCCGACTAAATCTCGTTTGATCGCTCGCGAAGTTCAAGGAATGAATGCTGAACAAGCAATGGCTGCACTGGAGTTTACTCCGAACAAAGCGGCTAAAATCATCGCTAAAGTAATCGCTTCTGCGGTTGCCAACAGCGGACAGGAAGCGGAAGATTGCGTTATCAAATCATGCCGCGTCGATGCAGGCCCGGTTTTGAAACGCTTTATGCAGCGTGCTCGCGGTAGCGCCTCTGGTATCCGCAAACCGACGTCGCACATTTTGGTAGAAGTAGAAGGTAAATAA